In Panacibacter ginsenosidivorans, the following proteins share a genomic window:
- a CDS encoding glycoside hydrolase family 2 TIM barrel-domain containing protein → MLLAKLKSILLPGLLPAFFCLSVQTFAQQLDSLFENPAIQEINRMPMRANYFPYENAELAKDFDTAHSARYFSLNGMWRFHWVKKPQLLSKDFYTVNFDDKSWVDFPVPANWEFKGYGTPIYTNIPYEFAPKNPNPPDIPDDHDQPTAGYRKTFSLPVAWKGMKVYLHLGAVKSAFRLYVNGKEVGLGKDSKLESEFDITDYVNEGNNLIAMEVRRWTDASFLECQDFWRLSGITRDCYVYARPQVHMYDFFAKPSLINNYKDGNLDIEVQAWNESAAQHGNYKIQVQLFDDKGNKIIDTVQTTYGLRRSNGSKTELHFHNTFMDAKQWSAEIPNLYRLQLTLLTDKDETVEVISKKIGFRNIEIKNAQLLVNGKPVYIKGVNRHETDPYTNQVVSHERMLQDITEMKKMNINAVRDCHYPDDAYWYDLCNEYGLYMIDEANIESHGMGYNIDRTLANNPVWELAHLTRMKRMVLRDKNNPCIIMWSMGNEAGNGNNFYEGYHLIRGMDPSRPIHYERAELDWNSDVFCPMYPDPAYLAKYASSNPTKPLIMCEYAHAMGNTDGNFKDYWDIIESYPSLQGGFIWDWVDQGMYLEKNGKKVWGYGGDWGPEGTPSDNNFMCNGLVAPDRVWNPQSYEVRRVYQNIKFRLIDAKEGKLEIKNGYFFKDLSNYKLKFELYANGLLQQGGEYDDFSTKPGSKELVDIGNKFIPLSNSVPLISLNKLDPSKEYYLRVSMELINDEGLLKAGTVLAWDEFKLNDRVRFGYKNSKEKINISRDNQNTLELKNKNFNLVFDKATGNITTYKAGGKNIFTSGPLPNFWRAPNDNDYGAGFQKKLVEWKDAGTNGKLVSITSTPQNADGWLTVTVQRSLLNGDANYTQTFMIDGNGAIQVNNQFKATGGNHNMLFRFGNHMQLPTDFINISWYGRGPMESYQDKKTAAMVGSYSGAIKDQYYPYIRPQESGNKTDVRWARITRKDGSGIIIAATDTLLSVNALPYNADQLWTGAEKKQAHSGELEPDKNIHLDVDLQQMGVGGINSWGSWPLEQYRLPYKDYSYSYLIVPVKK, encoded by the coding sequence ATGCTACTTGCTAAATTGAAAAGTATATTATTGCCAGGCTTATTGCCTGCTTTTTTTTGCCTGAGTGTGCAAACCTTTGCACAGCAGTTAGATAGCCTGTTTGAAAACCCTGCCATACAGGAGATCAACCGCATGCCGATGCGTGCAAATTACTTTCCTTACGAAAATGCAGAACTGGCTAAAGACTTTGATACGGCTCATTCTGCACGCTATTTTTCTTTAAATGGAATGTGGCGTTTTCATTGGGTAAAAAAACCTCAACTGTTATCTAAAGATTTTTATACTGTCAATTTTGATGATAAAAGCTGGGTAGATTTTCCGGTACCTGCTAACTGGGAATTTAAAGGTTATGGTACCCCGATCTATACAAATATTCCTTACGAATTTGCGCCAAAAAATCCTAACCCGCCAGATATTCCTGATGACCATGATCAGCCAACGGCAGGTTACAGAAAAACATTCAGCCTGCCTGTTGCATGGAAGGGTATGAAAGTGTATTTGCATTTAGGTGCGGTAAAATCTGCATTCCGTTTATATGTGAATGGAAAAGAAGTTGGGCTTGGTAAAGACAGCAAGCTGGAAAGCGAATTTGATATTACAGATTATGTAAATGAAGGCAATAATTTAATTGCCATGGAAGTGCGCCGCTGGACCGATGCAAGCTTTCTTGAGTGCCAGGACTTCTGGCGTTTAAGTGGCATCACAAGAGACTGCTATGTATATGCGAGGCCGCAAGTGCACATGTATGATTTTTTTGCAAAGCCTTCTCTAATCAATAATTATAAAGATGGCAACCTGGATATAGAAGTACAGGCATGGAACGAAAGTGCTGCACAACATGGCAACTATAAAATACAGGTTCAGTTGTTTGATGATAAAGGAAATAAGATCATTGATACCGTACAAACAACTTATGGCTTAAGACGCAGCAATGGCAGTAAAACAGAACTTCATTTTCACAACACATTCATGGATGCGAAGCAGTGGAGCGCAGAGATACCTAATTTGTATCGCCTGCAATTAACGCTACTGACAGACAAAGATGAAACTGTAGAAGTTATCAGTAAAAAAATTGGGTTCAGGAATATTGAAATAAAAAATGCGCAATTACTCGTAAATGGAAAACCTGTTTACATAAAAGGTGTTAACAGGCATGAAACAGATCCATATACCAACCAGGTTGTATCACATGAACGAATGTTGCAGGATATTACCGAGATGAAGAAAATGAATATTAATGCAGTGCGTGACTGTCATTATCCTGATGATGCTTACTGGTACGACCTCTGCAATGAATATGGTCTATACATGATTGATGAAGCAAACATTGAAAGTCATGGTATGGGTTATAATATTGACAGAACACTTGCCAATAATCCAGTATGGGAACTTGCACATTTAACACGTATGAAACGTATGGTGCTGCGTGATAAAAATAATCCCTGCATTATTATGTGGAGCATGGGTAACGAAGCTGGCAATGGCAATAATTTTTATGAGGGTTATCATTTAATAAGAGGGATGGATCCATCAAGACCGATACATTACGAACGTGCAGAACTTGATTGGAACAGCGATGTTTTTTGCCCGATGTATCCTGATCCTGCTTACCTCGCAAAATATGCAAGTTCTAATCCTACAAAACCTTTGATCATGTGTGAGTATGCACATGCGATGGGCAATACAGATGGCAACTTCAAAGACTATTGGGATATTATTGAAAGCTATCCTTCTTTACAAGGAGGTTTTATTTGGGACTGGGTTGACCAGGGTATGTACCTTGAAAAAAATGGAAAGAAAGTATGGGGCTACGGCGGAGACTGGGGGCCCGAAGGAACACCAAGCGATAATAATTTTATGTGTAATGGACTTGTTGCACCAGACAGGGTTTGGAACCCTCAGTCTTATGAAGTAAGAAGGGTTTATCAAAACATAAAGTTTCGTTTAATAGATGCAAAAGAAGGAAAGCTTGAAATAAAGAATGGTTATTTCTTTAAAGACCTGAGTAATTACAAACTGAAGTTTGAATTGTATGCAAATGGCTTATTGCAGCAAGGTGGCGAGTATGATGATTTTAGTACAAAGCCGGGCAGCAAAGAACTGGTTGATATTGGTAATAAGTTTATACCACTTAGTAATTCAGTTCCATTAATATCACTTAATAAACTTGACCCATCAAAAGAATATTATCTGCGTGTAAGCATGGAACTCATCAATGATGAAGGATTATTAAAAGCCGGAACAGTATTGGCATGGGATGAATTCAAACTTAATGATAGAGTAAGGTTTGGTTACAAAAACTCAAAAGAAAAAATTAATATTTCGAGAGACAACCAAAATACACTTGAGCTAAAAAATAAAAACTTCAACCTTGTTTTTGATAAAGCAACGGGTAACATCACTACGTATAAAGCAGGTGGCAAGAATATTTTCACCAGTGGGCCTTTACCAAACTTCTGGCGTGCACCAAACGATAATGATTATGGTGCAGGCTTTCAGAAAAAATTAGTAGAATGGAAAGATGCAGGCACAAACGGAAAACTGGTTAGCATTACCAGCACTCCGCAAAATGCAGATGGCTGGTTAACGGTAACAGTGCAGCGCTCTTTGTTGAATGGCGATGCAAACTACACGCAAACATTTATGATTGATGGTAATGGCGCTATACAAGTAAACAATCAATTCAAAGCAACCGGCGGCAATCATAACATGCTTTTCCGTTTCGGCAATCACATGCAGTTGCCAACAGATTTTATAAATATTTCCTGGTATGGTCGCGGCCCTATGGAATCTTACCAGGATAAAAAAACGGCTGCTATGGTTGGCTCATACTCGGGAGCAATCAAAGATCAGTATTATCCGTATATACGTCCGCAGGAAAGTGGCAACAAAACAGATGTGCGCTGGGCAAGGATCACACGCAAAGATGGCAGCGGTATCATCATAGCTGCAACAGATACTTTGCTAAGCGTAAACGCATTGCCCTATAACGCAGACCAGCTATGGACAGGCGCTGAGAAGAAGCAGGCACATAGCGGAGAACTGGAACCAGATAAAAACATTCATCTTGATGTGGATCTGCAGCAAATGGGTGTTGGTGGTATCAACAGCTGGGGCTCATGGCCGCTGGAACAATATCGTTTGCCGTATAAAGATTATAGCTACAGTTATTTGATTGTTCCTGTTAAGAAATAA